A genomic region of Candidatus Bathyarchaeota archaeon contains the following coding sequences:
- a CDS encoding 3-isopropylmalate dehydratase large subunit, whose protein sequence is MTTTVEKILAEASGAKRVAPGEFVVADVNFVFAHDGTAPLMIDVITEFGVKNLKMAGKSALFIDHAAPSPSVQNAILHIKMREFANRFGVKLFDVGEGICHQVIMDHQFVKPGDIVVGADSHTTLHGAVGAFGVGVGSTDAAFAIAFGKLWFKVPESIKITFKGTLNPGVSSKDIALALLKELGTDGASYMAIEYHDELSPKLSQSSRATISNLSAEMGAKVAIFPAAPFTPEKNASYASEIDLDCSRLEPLIAKPPLPSNVVPVSDIEGLEVDEVFIGSCTNGRLEDLEIAAKILKGKKVKRNVRCIVIPASRQIYEKAVENGIIETLVKSGCVIGPPTCGPCVGAHMGLLGPEETAISTANRNFTGRMGDPKAKIFLASPATAAASALEGKISDPRKYLG, encoded by the coding sequence ATGACAACAACCGTTGAAAAAATCCTCGCCGAGGCTTCGGGAGCAAAACGTGTTGCTCCCGGAGAGTTCGTTGTTGCTGACGTTAACTTTGTCTTCGCTCATGACGGAACAGCGCCTCTAATGATTGATGTAATAACCGAATTTGGGGTGAAAAACCTTAAAATGGCCGGCAAAAGCGCTCTATTCATAGACCATGCGGCACCAAGCCCCTCCGTACAAAATGCTATTCTTCACATAAAAATGAGGGAGTTCGCAAATCGATTTGGAGTTAAACTCTTTGACGTTGGAGAAGGCATTTGTCATCAAGTAATTATGGATCACCAGTTTGTTAAGCCTGGAGACATCGTAGTCGGTGCAGACTCACACACAACACTCCATGGAGCTGTAGGTGCCTTTGGAGTGGGCGTCGGCAGCACGGATGCCGCTTTTGCAATTGCATTTGGAAAATTATGGTTTAAGGTTCCTGAAAGCATAAAAATAACATTTAAAGGTACATTAAATCCTGGAGTAAGCTCAAAGGATATAGCCTTAGCTTTGCTAAAAGAATTGGGAACCGATGGCGCCAGCTACATGGCTATTGAGTATCACGATGAACTTTCACCAAAACTTTCCCAATCTTCAAGGGCTACAATTTCAAATCTATCAGCGGAAATGGGTGCAAAAGTCGCCATATTTCCGGCAGCGCCTTTCACTCCCGAGAAAAATGCCTCTTATGCCTCAGAAATTGACCTAGATTGCAGCAGGCTTGAGCCACTAATCGCCAAGCCCCCTCTTCCATCCAATGTTGTTCCGGTTTCAGACATTGAAGGCTTAGAGGTAGATGAAGTGTTCATAGGAAGCTGTACAAACGGTAGACTTGAAGATCTAGAAATAGCTGCCAAGATATTGAAAGGGAAAAAGGTTAAGAGAAATGTGAGGTGCATTGTTATTCCAGCGTCAAGGCAGATCTACGAAAAAGCTGTCGAAAACGGCATAATAGAAACGCTGGTTAAATCAGGCTGTGTCATAGGACCACCAACATGTGGGCCATGCGTAGGTGCTCACATGGGACTGCTCGGTCCTGAAGAGACTGCAATATCAACTGCAAACAGAAACTTTACAGGAAGAATGGGTGACCCAAAAGCCAAGATATTTCTAGCAAGTCCCGCAACGGCCGCGGCTTCAGCTCTGGAAGGAAAAATATCTGACCCAAGAAAATATTTGGGGTGA
- a CDS encoding isopropylmalate synthase, with amino-acid sequence MSFRDFYFKMCLKTDPIIDDTTLRDGIQMPGLAVDPEDAAKIAQLLYEVGVERIELFHYQKTDKKAAKLILDMGLDFRVAGWCRAAREDIDSALQCDFKEVGISHPVSYIHFKAKWPDKTPDQLLEKVVDVVEYAKDHGLRVFVHGEDSTRADWNFEKKFVNAIADAGAECYRICDTVGIGLSDPNAPLPNGIPAKVKALKETKIKNIEIHAHDDFGNAVENTIAAIRAASGVWDKIYASTTFLGIGERAGNAETEKVLMNLYMHYCVKKFEGKTQKLTQLADLISRATGYVIPPNKAIVGSYCFAHESGIHTHGVINDPLTYEPYPPELVGNERRITIGRNSGKNVIKYKIIEITGKAPSDEALMAVVEKVRELYESGRKASLKEEEFKSILRTLKLLA; translated from the coding sequence ATGAGCTTTAGAGATTTCTATTTTAAAATGTGCTTGAAAACGGACCCAATAATCGATGATACTACGCTGAGAGACGGCATCCAAATGCCGGGTTTAGCAGTGGATCCCGAGGATGCGGCGAAAATAGCGCAACTTCTATATGAAGTTGGTGTGGAACGCATTGAGCTTTTTCATTATCAGAAAACAGACAAGAAGGCGGCAAAACTGATTCTCGATATGGGTTTGGATTTCAGAGTTGCCGGATGGTGCAGAGCTGCTCGAGAAGATATAGACAGTGCGCTACAATGTGATTTTAAAGAAGTTGGGATATCCCATCCAGTTTCTTATATTCATTTTAAGGCGAAATGGCCGGATAAGACACCTGACCAACTTTTGGAAAAAGTTGTTGACGTAGTTGAATACGCCAAGGACCACGGGCTTAGAGTTTTTGTCCATGGAGAGGACAGCACCCGAGCTGACTGGAACTTTGAGAAAAAGTTCGTTAACGCTATAGCCGATGCAGGTGCTGAATGCTACCGCATCTGCGATACTGTTGGGATAGGGCTCTCTGATCCAAATGCACCGTTGCCCAATGGTATTCCAGCGAAAGTGAAAGCTCTTAAAGAAACAAAAATCAAGAATATTGAAATTCATGCTCACGATGACTTTGGAAACGCTGTTGAGAACACTATTGCTGCTATAAGGGCTGCCTCTGGAGTGTGGGATAAAATCTACGCAAGCACAACTTTTCTAGGTATAGGTGAACGTGCCGGAAACGCGGAAACAGAAAAAGTTCTTATGAACCTTTACATGCATTACTGTGTCAAGAAATTTGAAGGGAAAACTCAAAAATTGACACAGCTCGCCGATCTTATAAGCCGTGCAACTGGCTACGTTATTCCGCCAAACAAGGCGATAGTGGGCAGCTATTGCTTTGCCCACGAGTCCGGCATTCACACCCACGGAGTTATAAACGACCCACTAACATATGAACCATATCCACCGGAGCTTGTAGGAAATGAACGACGGATAACAATAGGTAGAAACTCTGGAAAAAATGTCATTAAATATAAGATTATTGAGATAACCGGAAAAGCTCCAAGCGACGAAGCCTTGATGGCTGTTGTGGAAAAAGTTAGGGAGCTTTACGAGAGCGGGCGGAAAGCTTCTTTAAAAGAGGAGGAATTCAAGTCCATATTGAGAACGTTGAAACTGCTCGCTTAG
- a CDS encoding 3-isopropylmalate dehydratase yields MIKGKAIKLGDDINTDLVIAGRYKFKSVSIEEMAQHIFEDIDPSLASRIKPGDIVVAGKNFGCGSSREQAPRVMVKAGISAVIAKSFARIFFRNAINVGLPAIVVEGKFVDSTSEYDLLEIDLTKNTIKNLTKDIEAKFKPFPQQLLQILEAGGLVSYVKKKISLNELDSDVSIW; encoded by the coding sequence ATGATTAAAGGTAAGGCAATTAAACTTGGAGATGACATTAACACAGATCTAGTCATTGCTGGCAGGTATAAGTTTAAATCTGTTTCCATCGAAGAAATGGCGCAACACATATTCGAGGATATTGACCCCTCCCTTGCCTCTCGAATAAAACCTGGCGACATAGTTGTTGCTGGAAAAAACTTTGGTTGCGGTTCAAGCAGAGAGCAAGCTCCAAGAGTTATGGTGAAAGCAGGAATTTCCGCAGTTATTGCAAAATCTTTTGCCAGAATCTTTTTCAGGAACGCCATAAATGTCGGCCTACCTGCCATTGTAGTTGAAGGAAAATTTGTGGATTCCACGTCGGAGTATGACTTGCTTGAAATAGACCTTACAAAAAACACTATTAAAAACTTGACAAAAGACATAGAAGCAAAATTTAAGCCGTTCCCGCAACAGCTTCTACAAATATTGGAGGCCGGAGGGCTCGTCTCATACGTGAAAAAGAAAATTTCTCTTAATGAGCTAGACAGTGACGTTTCAATCTGGTAA
- a CDS encoding U32 family peptidase has protein sequence MTVKLCIPTTFEDSFLEKLKELNYKYSQTNVQIYEVYGSLKTSILGTGWPSTVLPEINEEGLARHVEKAHSCGFKFAYTLNAVCMNLVEYTEEGRSALNELLEKLSKMKVDILIVAIPYLIDYIANNYPEFKINASSLCYIDSLNRARVYESLGASRLTLSEDVNRCFSLIKLIRENVKVELEVIANNGCLLKCPFRTYHNTITAHVSQNIISDSIGFTYKPYPFMRCTLERLSNHKEIIKAPWFRPEDVKYYSMLGIDYIKIAGRGLPERDLLKLVEAYLSGGYDGDIYALIDNSYMHFCWDMFDTTAEPLPPLKISIDNRSLDGWYEYFVNNNPPCLIGCGDCNYCGKIAEKVVKTDPYVEKMYIERIKKIIGKITSTKPPIKIQQSDKGRIVTYT, from the coding sequence ATGACTGTGAAGCTCTGCATACCCACAACTTTTGAGGATTCCTTTTTAGAAAAATTAAAGGAGTTAAATTACAAATATTCACAAACAAATGTTCAAATTTATGAAGTATACGGTTCGCTTAAAACGTCGATTCTAGGAACAGGGTGGCCCTCAACGGTCCTCCCAGAAATTAACGAAGAAGGACTTGCTCGCCACGTTGAGAAAGCCCATTCCTGCGGTTTTAAGTTTGCATATACTTTAAATGCTGTTTGTATGAACTTGGTTGAATATACCGAAGAGGGGAGAAGCGCCCTTAACGAGCTTTTAGAGAAACTTTCGAAAATGAAAGTTGACATTTTGATAGTTGCAATACCTTACCTTATCGATTATATAGCAAACAACTATCCAGAATTCAAAATTAACGCTTCTTCGCTGTGTTACATAGACTCTTTGAATAGAGCCCGCGTTTATGAAAGTCTAGGAGCTTCCAGACTAACATTGAGCGAGGATGTTAATCGCTGTTTCAGCTTAATAAAGCTCATAAGAGAGAACGTCAAAGTCGAACTGGAAGTTATAGCCAACAACGGTTGTCTACTTAAGTGTCCCTTCAGAACTTATCATAACACGATAACCGCCCATGTATCGCAAAATATCATTTCTGATTCAATAGGATTCACATACAAACCTTACCCTTTCATGAGATGCACGTTGGAAAGATTGAGTAATCATAAGGAGATTATCAAGGCACCATGGTTTAGACCGGAAGATGTCAAATATTACTCCATGTTGGGAATAGATTACATCAAAATAGCTGGACGCGGGTTGCCTGAAAGAGACTTACTAAAACTTGTTGAAGCTTACCTTTCAGGCGGGTACGATGGCGATATTTATGCCTTAATTGATAATTCTTACATGCATTTTTGCTGGGACATGTTTGACACAACAGCCGAGCCGTTGCCACCATTGAAAATATCTATTGATAACCGATCTTTAGACGGTTGGTATGAATATTTCGTGAATAACAATCCACCATGTTTAATTGGATGTGGAGACTGCAATTACTGTGGGAAGATTGCCGAAAAAGTTGTTAAAACAGATCCATACGTCGAAAAGATGTATATTGAGAGAATAAAGAAGATTATAGGCAAGATTACGTCAACTAAACCTCCAATAAAAATACAACAAAGCGATAAGGGAAGAATTGTAACGTATACCTGA
- a CDS encoding (Fe-S)-binding protein, protein MDTLTSIIENCTECQLCVQECPFLLKHNKTPKKLAEELAENVKLSKNYVKECFLCGLCRAVCPLDLDFPQVVSQARQKLARELAANSCYKLSLPDESLFFPTAYRTHKNLRYDSLKREFFKYAFFPGCAMSCYSPEATVKVYEKLVERFNDVSLVDQCCGKPLTDVGLSDRASKWLTRLKLYLKEHGCTDIVTACPMCYYYLQSNFQGKFHIVTIYETLRDFFRESIKTVDLKVAVHDSCPDRFKGIFAKQVRELFRDNQLVEMTHNKERSVCCGAGGLVSCADPNLTVASSLIRVGEFLESGADLMIVYCYTCAQVFWASQPMVQTKHVIDLALKTKDASENIKNQEVSKFAEGLLIGRI, encoded by the coding sequence ATGGATACATTAACCAGTATAATTGAGAATTGTACTGAATGCCAACTTTGCGTTCAAGAATGCCCATTTTTGTTGAAACATAACAAAACGCCAAAGAAACTTGCAGAAGAACTTGCAGAAAACGTTAAATTAAGTAAAAATTATGTTAAGGAATGTTTTTTATGCGGCTTATGCCGGGCAGTTTGCCCTTTAGATCTAGATTTTCCTCAAGTTGTTTCACAAGCAAGACAAAAGCTGGCGCGTGAACTTGCCGCCAACTCATGTTACAAGCTTTCTCTACCCGATGAAAGCCTCTTTTTTCCAACAGCGTATAGAACGCATAAAAACTTGCGGTATGATTCACTTAAGAGAGAATTTTTCAAGTATGCCTTTTTTCCTGGCTGCGCTATGTCATGTTATTCTCCGGAAGCCACTGTAAAAGTTTACGAAAAGCTTGTAGAAAGATTTAATGATGTAAGCTTGGTTGATCAATGTTGCGGTAAACCATTAACAGACGTGGGCCTAAGCGATAGAGCCTCGAAATGGCTTACGCGGCTAAAGTTATATCTGAAAGAGCATGGTTGCACGGACATCGTGACAGCTTGCCCTATGTGTTATTACTATTTACAGTCCAATTTTCAAGGTAAATTTCACATAGTCACAATTTACGAAACTTTACGGGATTTCTTTAGAGAAAGTATAAAAACAGTTGATTTAAAAGTCGCAGTCCACGACAGTTGTCCGGACAGATTTAAAGGAATTTTCGCTAAACAGGTTAGAGAATTATTCAGAGACAATCAACTTGTAGAGATGACCCATAATAAGGAAAGGTCTGTGTGTTGCGGAGCGGGGGGACTTGTTTCATGCGCTGACCCAAACCTTACAGTCGCTTCCTCATTAATTAGAGTGGGGGAGTTTTTGGAATCTGGAGCTGACCTGATGATTGTTTACTGTTATACATGTGCACAAGTATTTTGGGCTTCCCAGCCCATGGTGCAAACAAAACACGTTATAGATCTAGCTCTGAAAACCAAAGACGCGTCAGAAAACATTAAAAATCAAGAGGTTAGCAAATTTGCAGAGGGGCTGTTAATAGGAAGAATTTAA
- a CDS encoding NADP-dependent isocitrate dehydrogenase yields the protein MTEKITMENPIVEIDGDEMARVMWAWVKEKLILPYVDLKVEYYDLNIKNRDETNDQITVQAAEAVKRWRVGVKCATITPNVERVKEYNLKRELKSPNATIRNLLDGTIFRTPIMLSNIVPAVRFWKKPIVVARHAFGDIYDGVGFRFDGPAEAEIVVKQHCGKETRIKFPAFRDAGVLQGIYNLDSSIESFAKTSFRFALENKLDLWFAAKDTVSKVYDGRFKEIFIKVFEEEYERAFEEARLTFHYFLVDDAVARAIRSPGGFVWACKNYDGDVISDLIASAYGGSIALMTSILFSPEGHFLSEAAHGTVQKHYYKHLKGEKTSTNPIGIIFAWTAALRRRGELDGTKELVNFAFMLEKAVRVTVEKDGIMTADIAKISEPAVANAASTQEFIEAVKKNFETILKHKFANI from the coding sequence TTGACTGAAAAGATTACAATGGAAAATCCCATTGTGGAAATTGATGGAGACGAAATGGCTAGGGTTATGTGGGCTTGGGTTAAAGAGAAACTCATCTTACCATACGTGGATCTAAAAGTTGAATACTATGATCTTAACATCAAAAACAGGGACGAAACCAATGATCAAATTACCGTGCAAGCAGCTGAAGCAGTGAAAAGATGGAGAGTTGGTGTTAAGTGCGCTACAATAACACCGAATGTGGAAAGAGTAAAGGAGTATAATTTAAAAAGAGAGTTGAAGAGTCCCAATGCGACCATTAGAAATCTTTTGGACGGAACAATTTTCAGAACCCCCATAATGTTGAGTAACATTGTTCCGGCAGTACGTTTCTGGAAGAAACCAATAGTTGTAGCAAGGCATGCATTTGGAGACATATACGATGGCGTAGGTTTCAGATTTGATGGACCTGCTGAGGCTGAAATCGTTGTTAAACAACATTGCGGTAAAGAAACACGAATAAAATTTCCCGCCTTCCGTGACGCTGGTGTCCTCCAAGGAATATATAATTTAGATTCTTCCATAGAAAGCTTCGCCAAGACATCTTTTAGGTTTGCTTTAGAAAACAAGCTGGACTTATGGTTTGCTGCAAAGGATACTGTCTCAAAGGTTTACGATGGCAGATTTAAGGAAATTTTCATTAAAGTTTTCGAGGAGGAGTATGAAAGAGCATTTGAAGAAGCTAGATTGACGTTTCACTACTTTCTTGTGGATGACGCGGTGGCTAGAGCGATTAGATCTCCAGGAGGTTTCGTCTGGGCTTGTAAAAATTATGATGGTGATGTAATCTCAGACCTAATAGCATCTGCCTATGGAGGCAGCATAGCTTTAATGACTTCGATTCTTTTTTCGCCGGAAGGCCACTTCTTGTCTGAAGCAGCTCACGGCACGGTACAAAAGCATTATTACAAACACTTGAAAGGCGAGAAAACTTCGACAAATCCCATAGGTATAATATTCGCTTGGACCGCTGCTCTTAGAAGACGGGGTGAACTGGATGGAACAAAAGAACTGGTAAATTTTGCATTCATGTTGGAAAAAGCTGTAAGAGTTACTGTTGAAAAAGACGGAATAATGACCGCCGATATAGCAAAAATTTCGGAGCCTGCTGTGGCTAACGCCGCCTCAACACAAGAGTTCATAGAAGCTGTTAAAAAGAATTTTGAAACGATTCTGAAACATAAATTTGCGAATATTTAA
- a CDS encoding CBS domain-containing protein, protein MPLSLKVRDVMESNVVILDGKRTAGEALKEMMENNVWSIIVSVDGIPTGVVTERDLLRRIIAKNLDIKKVLLKDIMSCPLITIKPDAPIGEAWDLMAEKNVRRLYVVEGGKIIGRVTQTGLFKKMLDVLLALASVKYTL, encoded by the coding sequence ATGCCTCTTTCCTTGAAAGTTCGAGATGTTATGGAGAGCAATGTTGTGATTCTCGATGGCAAACGCACGGCTGGAGAAGCGTTGAAAGAGATGATGGAGAATAATGTGTGGTCGATAATTGTTAGTGTTGATGGTATTCCAACAGGGGTTGTTACCGAGAGGGACTTGTTGAGGAGGATCATCGCCAAAAACCTCGATATCAAAAAGGTGCTATTGAAAGATATAATGTCATGTCCTTTAATAACCATAAAACCAGACGCGCCTATTGGCGAAGCATGGGACCTTATGGCCGAGAAGAATGTTAGGCGCTTGTACGTTGTCGAAGGTGGAAAGATTATAGGTAGGGTCACACAGACAGGTTTATTCAAAAAGATGTTGGATGTATTGTTAGCGCTAGCGTCTGTAAAATATACACTATAA
- a CDS encoding 4Fe-4S binding protein: MAKKTIVVNPRLCVGCHSCEVACKQINKLPIGVFRIKVERNGPCYDKNGKLTIRFRIVRCTQCEKPRCVFACPTKALKKQNSGVVTVDKDLCNGCGECIEACPIHAIWLNPETGKIEKCDMCVDKNLEIPPCVKHCMSKALCYNDPYYPLGIPW, encoded by the coding sequence ATGGCGAAGAAAACCATAGTGGTGAATCCCCGACTTTGTGTCGGATGCCACTCCTGTGAGGTTGCTTGCAAGCAGATTAACAAACTACCCATTGGAGTTTTTCGAATTAAAGTTGAAAGAAACGGGCCTTGTTACGATAAAAATGGAAAATTGACTATTAGGTTTAGGATAGTGCGTTGTACGCAATGTGAAAAGCCAAGATGTGTGTTTGCTTGTCCTACAAAGGCCTTAAAAAAGCAAAACAGCGGCGTAGTAACTGTCGACAAAGATTTGTGTAATGGATGTGGAGAATGCATAGAGGCATGCCCGATTCATGCTATATGGCTCAATCCGGAAACTGGAAAAATTGAGAAATGTGACATGTGTGTAGATAAAAACTTGGAAATACCCCCGTGCGTTAAACACTGCATGAGCAAGGCTTTATGCTATAATGATCCATATTACCCTTTAGGGATCCCGTGGTAG
- a CDS encoding phenylalanine--tRNA ligase subunit beta, with protein MPVINLDVEKLSNFLGKTVTSEELAKWLPWLGFDFEEIGKDYVKAEYNPNRIDFCSHAGVARALKGFLELETGIPKYYADPPKITLNVDNAVSSIRPYMLAAVVRDVKLDGEAVVELMEMQEDLHWGIGRNRKKASIGIHNLDAVEPPFTYTAVEPTSVKFVPLGKTEEMTLKEILEKHEKGIAYRHLIDWAPKYPLLIDKHGRVLSMPPIINGELTRVDENTRNLFLDVTGPSFEAVEKSLKVLATALADMGGRLEKVVVHYPDRTLVSPNLETEKMRLRLGYANRMLGLRLSIDEAAYCLRKCRFDTRAIGKDVLEVAIPPYRIDILHEIDLVEEVAIGYGYYRLEPTIPATITVGEKHPVNKLAEVIRQIMVGLGFLEVMNFTLTNERIHYEFMRLKPKNSVRIANPVSAEYTIVREMLLPGLLKNLAENKHESYPQKLFEVSDVAKINRRQETMCERRLHLAAVTCHSTANYTEIRAVCEALLANMGLTNWQVREAKHSSFLTGRTAALYVGNKQVGFLGEIHPQVLNNFEIENPTAALEIDLEMLLLR; from the coding sequence ATGCCGGTAATAAACCTCGATGTGGAAAAATTGTCAAATTTTCTCGGTAAAACCGTCACTAGCGAAGAGTTGGCTAAGTGGCTGCCATGGCTCGGCTTCGATTTTGAGGAAATTGGCAAAGATTATGTTAAGGCGGAATACAACCCAAACCGCATAGACTTCTGCAGTCATGCTGGCGTCGCTCGTGCCTTGAAAGGCTTCTTGGAGTTGGAGACGGGGATACCAAAATATTATGCTGACCCGCCGAAAATAACGTTGAACGTTGACAACGCAGTTTCCAGCATTAGGCCATATATGTTGGCTGCTGTGGTCCGCGACGTCAAGCTGGACGGAGAGGCGGTTGTGGAGCTTATGGAGATGCAAGAGGACCTTCACTGGGGTATTGGAAGAAACCGCAAAAAGGCTTCTATAGGCATCCACAACTTGGACGCTGTTGAGCCGCCCTTTACCTACACGGCTGTGGAACCCACAAGCGTGAAATTTGTACCTCTTGGCAAAACAGAAGAGATGACGCTTAAGGAGATTCTGGAGAAACACGAGAAGGGAATAGCGTACCGCCACCTAATCGATTGGGCGCCCAAATATCCACTTCTCATAGACAAGCATGGAAGAGTTTTATCCATGCCGCCCATCATAAACGGCGAGCTAACAAGAGTAGACGAAAACACCAGAAATCTCTTCTTGGATGTTACGGGTCCAAGCTTTGAGGCGGTGGAGAAAAGTCTAAAAGTTTTGGCAACGGCGCTGGCGGACATGGGCGGCAGACTAGAGAAGGTGGTTGTGCATTATCCAGACCGCACATTGGTTTCGCCGAACCTTGAAACGGAGAAAATGAGGCTTAGGTTGGGCTACGCCAACAGAATGCTTGGCTTAAGGCTTTCCATAGATGAGGCTGCCTACTGCCTACGGAAATGCCGGTTTGACACAAGGGCTATTGGAAAGGATGTCCTGGAGGTTGCCATTCCACCCTACCGCATCGACATACTCCACGAAATAGACCTCGTGGAGGAGGTTGCCATAGGCTACGGCTATTACAGGCTTGAACCAACAATACCAGCCACCATAACAGTTGGCGAAAAGCATCCAGTTAACAAGCTGGCGGAAGTTATCCGTCAAATCATGGTGGGCTTGGGATTCCTGGAAGTTATGAACTTCACGCTAACAAATGAGCGGATTCATTATGAGTTCATGAGGTTGAAGCCCAAAAACTCTGTGCGCATAGCCAACCCAGTTTCAGCTGAATACACCATAGTGAGGGAGATGCTTCTGCCGGGACTATTGAAGAACCTGGCCGAAAACAAGCATGAAAGCTACCCTCAAAAGCTTTTCGAGGTGTCGGATGTCGCAAAAATAAACCGCCGCCAAGAAACCATGTGCGAAAGACGCTTGCACTTGGCGGCCGTCACATGCCATTCCACAGCCAACTACACAGAAATAAGGGCTGTCTGCGAGGCACTCCTAGCCAACATGGGCTTAACCAACTGGCAAGTAAGGGAAGCTAAGCATTCAAGCTTCTTGACGGGGAGAACAGCCGCCCTCTACGTCGGCAACAAGCAAGTTGGCTTTTTAGGCGAGATTCACCCGCAAGTCTTAAACAACTTTGAAATCGAAAATCCAACAGCAGCCCTTGAAATAGACCTAGAAATGCTGCTGTTAAGATAG